Proteins co-encoded in one Flavobacterium fluviale genomic window:
- a CDS encoding DUF4136 domain-containing protein: MKTLKLIPILLLLILSSCSSVTVYSDYDKTVDFAPYKTYAFFKPGIDKVEISDLDKRRILHAIDAEMQAKGLTKSENPDLLVNIFTKSREQVNVNQFSAGWGYGWGWGWNPWMMYGGNQTTVSTSTEGTLYIDLIDAKKKEMIWQGEGQGTLTRNIDKKDQKIAEFVNKILAQYPPAKK, from the coding sequence ATGAAAACACTTAAGTTAATTCCGATTTTGCTGCTGTTGATACTTTCTTCCTGCAGCAGTGTTACTGTATATTCTGATTACGACAAAACTGTCGATTTTGCGCCTTACAAGACTTATGCTTTCTTTAAGCCCGGAATTGATAAAGTAGAAATTTCTGATTTGGACAAAAGACGTATTTTACATGCAATTGATGCAGAAATGCAGGCAAAAGGTTTGACCAAAAGCGAAAATCCTGATTTATTGGTAAATATTTTTACTAAATCGAGAGAACAGGTAAATGTAAATCAATTTAGTGCTGGCTGGGGTTATGGCTGGGGCTGGGGCTGGAATCCGTGGATGATGTACGGCGGTAACCAAACTACTGTTTCGACTTCTACCGAAGGAACTCTTTATATTGATCTAATAGATGCTAAAAAGAAAGAAATGATCTGGCAAGGTGAAGGTCAGGGAACTTTAACCAGAAACATTGATAAGAAAGATCAAAAAATAGCCGAATTCGTAAACAAAATTTTAGCTCAATATCCTCCGGCTAAAAAATAA